The Clupea harengus chromosome 26, Ch_v2.0.2, whole genome shotgun sequence genome has a segment encoding these proteins:
- the cep20 gene encoding lisH domain-containing protein FOPNL yields the protein MASITELKCALRETLEARGVMGKLKARIRAEVFNALDDQSEPRPPLSHENLLINELIREYLEFNKYRYTASVLTAESGQPEVPLDRQFVANELNVVEDPGARTMPLLYGLLSHFLQSRDSKEKLFLRSSAPLTAQKSNTEDC from the exons ATGGCGTCAATTACAGAGTTGAAATGTG CGCTCAGGGAAACTCTTGAAGCCAGAGGAGTGATGGGAAAGCTGAAAGCGAGGATTCGGGCAGAGGTGTTCAATGCATTGGACGACCAGAGCGAGCCGAGACCTCCCCTGTCGCACGAGAACCTTCTCATCAACGAGCTCATCCGCGAGTATTTGGAATTCAACAAGTATCGCTACACCGCCTCGGTGCTGACGGCAG AATCCGGTCAGCCTGAAGTTCCTTTAGATAGGCAGTTTGTGGCAAATGAACTGAACGTAGTGGAGGACCCAGGTGCAAGAACAAT GCCACTCCTTTATGGCTTGCTGTCCCATTTCCTTCAAAGTAGAGACAGCAAGGAGAAACTGTTTCTCAGAAGCTCTGCTCCCTTGACCGCTCAAAAGTCAAACACAGAGGACTGCTGA